In a single window of the Tautonia marina genome:
- a CDS encoding S41 family peptidase → MPVSVFASSPLRSMGAGWLAALGFVLCGADPVGANGPEPIQLADSPALSPDGSTLVFSWAGDLWTVSTEGGTARRLTFHPGRDTDPAFAPDGATIAFVSDREDGRQVYRMPASGGVPVPLTAHSEGYGLEGWSPDGRQLLVNASRDHFWRHAERFFLIDAEERSAEHPVFDAYGSEGSLSPDGSTLLFVREGVAWWRKGYRGSQDAQIWSYDRESGEFSKVLDPEGGARWPLWKPDGEGFYYVGEHNGALNLREHTLESGEDRALTSFEDDSVILPTLSADGSTLVFRHLFDLYRIDPTADRPKPTKIAIEHEAAALVPEASRVNLDRASEVAFSQDGLEIAFIAGGDLWVMDTVLKEPVQVTSTPEEERSPVFAPDGESILFVSDTEGQCDLWRATRADAELFWWQNTTFDLERLTQDAAVESRLEWSPEGSKVAFVKGNGDLWIMDADGTNPKRILEGWNAPQFCWSPDGQWIAFARDDDEFNADVWIVPIDGSREPFNVSKHPSNDGNPAWSPDGTILAFTGNRGVDGEVDIHFVFLRREDDELGRRDRMIEEAIEKIRKARKEKGNGGRDGKGDTPNPNGEPDDEEAEEKDSDEENGEKDSDESDEDEKDEIPKVVIDFDDIHERIRRVQIPNASEGGLFWSPDSKRLAFRANIDGQSGTYTIEPTGDLAPKRLSSETLGDARWLKQGDQIVGNLEGVPTSISGSGNSVSKYPFTALQEIDRAAKYGAAFDMAWRTMRDRWYDENLNNRNWDAIRRKYADLAASSVDRSMFAEVVRLMLGELNGSHLGFSPRGNDTIEPVRGDWSISTAHLGVRFDPEHQGPGLKVRDVLPGGPADQTRSTIEPGEIILAIDGETVDPDMDLTKILNGPLARDITLTVQNDEGEERSVTLRPISFGAARSLLYDAWVKGNRKAVEEASDGTLGYLHIRAMNGASFSKFQEELYSAAAGKEGLVIDVRENGGGSTADLLLTSLTQPFHAITVPRGGNPGYPQDRKVFASWSRPIVVLCNQNSFSNAEIFSHAIKTLGRGPLVGVPTAGGVISTGATSIMDLGTLRLPFRGWYVAGTGEDMELNGAVPDVIVWPEPGEWPRGDDRQLAEAIERLKQDVSEAKNQPQPALRKASER, encoded by the coding sequence ATGCCGGTGTCTGTGTTCGCGTCGAGTCCCCTCCGGTCGATGGGGGCGGGGTGGTTGGCCGCGCTTGGGTTCGTCCTTTGCGGGGCCGATCCGGTGGGGGCGAACGGGCCGGAGCCGATTCAACTGGCCGATTCGCCGGCGCTCTCTCCGGATGGCTCGACGCTGGTCTTCTCCTGGGCGGGGGATCTCTGGACCGTCTCGACCGAAGGAGGGACCGCCCGTCGCCTGACCTTCCATCCCGGCCGCGATACCGACCCGGCCTTCGCTCCCGATGGTGCGACGATTGCCTTTGTTTCCGATCGAGAAGACGGTCGGCAGGTCTACCGGATGCCCGCCTCGGGGGGCGTGCCGGTGCCGTTGACGGCTCATAGCGAAGGCTATGGTCTGGAAGGGTGGTCGCCCGACGGTCGGCAACTGCTGGTCAACGCCTCGCGCGACCACTTCTGGAGGCACGCCGAACGCTTCTTTCTGATCGACGCCGAGGAGCGATCGGCCGAGCATCCGGTGTTCGACGCCTATGGCTCCGAGGGCTCGCTGTCGCCCGACGGATCGACGTTGCTGTTCGTTCGGGAAGGGGTGGCCTGGTGGCGCAAGGGGTATCGCGGATCCCAGGATGCCCAGATCTGGAGCTATGATCGGGAGTCGGGTGAATTCTCGAAGGTGCTTGATCCCGAAGGAGGGGCCCGCTGGCCGCTCTGGAAGCCCGACGGCGAGGGGTTTTACTACGTGGGCGAGCACAACGGGGCCTTGAACCTGAGGGAACACACGCTCGAATCGGGCGAGGATCGGGCCTTGACGAGCTTCGAGGACGACTCGGTCATCCTTCCGACCCTCTCGGCCGATGGCTCGACCCTGGTCTTCCGGCACCTGTTTGACCTCTACCGGATCGATCCGACCGCCGATCGGCCGAAGCCGACGAAGATCGCCATCGAGCACGAGGCCGCGGCTCTGGTGCCCGAGGCGAGCCGGGTGAACCTCGATCGCGCCTCGGAGGTGGCCTTCTCGCAAGACGGCCTGGAGATCGCCTTCATCGCCGGGGGGGATCTCTGGGTGATGGACACGGTCTTGAAAGAGCCGGTCCAGGTGACGAGCACGCCCGAGGAGGAGCGGTCGCCGGTCTTTGCGCCCGATGGCGAGTCGATCCTGTTCGTGAGCGACACCGAAGGGCAGTGCGACCTCTGGCGGGCGACCCGCGCCGACGCTGAACTGTTCTGGTGGCAAAACACAACGTTCGACCTGGAGCGGCTGACACAGGATGCCGCCGTCGAGTCTCGCCTGGAATGGAGCCCCGAGGGGTCGAAGGTCGCCTTTGTGAAGGGGAACGGCGACCTCTGGATCATGGACGCCGACGGCACGAATCCGAAGCGGATTCTGGAAGGCTGGAATGCCCCTCAGTTCTGCTGGTCGCCCGACGGCCAGTGGATCGCCTTCGCCCGAGATGACGACGAGTTCAACGCCGACGTCTGGATTGTGCCGATCGACGGCTCCCGCGAGCCGTTCAACGTCTCGAAGCACCCGAGCAACGACGGCAACCCCGCCTGGTCGCCCGACGGCACGATCCTGGCCTTCACCGGGAATCGGGGGGTGGATGGCGAGGTGGACATTCATTTCGTCTTCCTCCGCCGCGAGGACGACGAACTGGGCCGCCGCGACCGGATGATCGAGGAAGCGATCGAGAAGATCCGCAAGGCCCGCAAGGAAAAGGGCAACGGCGGTCGCGACGGCAAGGGGGACACTCCGAACCCCAACGGGGAACCCGACGACGAGGAGGCCGAGGAGAAGGACTCGGACGAAGAGAACGGGGAGAAGGACTCCGACGAATCGGACGAGGACGAGAAGGACGAGATTCCGAAGGTTGTGATCGACTTCGACGACATCCACGAGCGGATTCGCCGCGTTCAGATTCCGAATGCGTCGGAAGGGGGCTTGTTCTGGTCTCCTGATTCGAAGCGGCTGGCCTTCCGGGCGAACATCGACGGTCAGTCGGGGACGTACACCATCGAGCCGACGGGAGACCTCGCTCCCAAGCGATTGTCAAGTGAAACGCTCGGCGATGCTCGATGGTTGAAACAAGGGGATCAGATCGTCGGTAACCTGGAAGGAGTGCCGACGAGCATCTCGGGCTCGGGCAACTCGGTGTCGAAATACCCCTTCACGGCCCTTCAGGAGATCGACCGCGCGGCCAAGTACGGCGCGGCTTTCGACATGGCCTGGCGGACGATGCGCGACCGCTGGTACGACGAAAACCTGAACAACCGCAACTGGGATGCGATCCGCCGAAAATACGCCGACCTGGCGGCGTCGAGCGTGGATCGGTCGATGTTCGCCGAGGTCGTTCGCCTGATGCTTGGCGAACTGAACGGCTCGCACCTGGGCTTCTCGCCGAGGGGCAACGATACGATCGAGCCGGTTCGAGGAGACTGGAGCATCTCGACCGCCCACCTGGGCGTGCGGTTCGATCCCGAGCACCAGGGGCCGGGCCTGAAGGTCCGAGACGTTTTGCCGGGAGGACCAGCCGATCAGACCCGATCGACGATCGAGCCGGGAGAGATCATCCTGGCCATCGACGGCGAGACGGTTGATCCCGACATGGACCTGACCAAGATCCTTAACGGCCCCCTGGCCCGAGACATCACGCTGACGGTTCAGAACGACGAGGGGGAAGAACGCTCGGTGACCTTGCGGCCGATCTCCTTCGGCGCGGCCCGATCGTTGCTCTACGACGCCTGGGTGAAGGGGAACCGTAAGGCGGTGGAGGAGGCCAGCGACGGGACGCTCGGCTACCTGCATATCCGGGCGATGAACGGGGCGAGCTTCTCGAAGTTCCAGGAAGAGCTGTACTCGGCCGCCGCGGGCAAGGAAGGGCTGGTCATCGACGTTCGCGAGAACGGCGGTGGTTCGACGGCCGACCTGTTGCTCACGAGCCTCACGCAGCCGTTTCACGCGATCACCGTTCCCCGAGGGGGGAACCCCGGTTATCCGCAGGACCGCAAGGTGTTCGCTTCGTGGTCCCGGCCGATCGTTGTGCTTTGCAATCAGAACAGTTTCAGCAATGCCGAGATCTTCAGCCACGCCATCAAGACGCTCGGCCGGGGGCCTCTGGTCGGCGTGCCGACGGCCGGAGGAGTGATTAGCACGGGGGCGACCTCGATCATGGACCTTGGCACCTTGCGGTTGCCCTTCCGAGGCTGGTACGTGGCCGGGACCGGCGAGGACATGGAACTCAATGGGGCGGTGCCCGACGTGATTGTCTGGCCCGAGCCCGGCGAATGGCCCCGAGGCGACGACCGCCAGCTTGCCGAGGCGATCGAACGACTCAAGCAAGATGTCTCGGAAGCGAAGAACCAGCCGCAGCCCGCGCTGCGCAAGGCGAGCGAGCGCTGA
- a CDS encoding 2OG-Fe(II) oxygenase encodes MSIKPFDRDALRDRVRNATPFPSLCIDGFLEEDFANRVLAAFPTFEQAASMGREFAALNERGKVQLTDSSKFPEPIAELNRLLASPEFRDDLSYIFEIPDLLDDPKLIGGGMHQTGPQGHLDVHVDFNYIPDRKLHRRLNILVYFNKDWKPEWGGNVELWDKRVKVCHHSFSPIFNRCVIFATSPISYHGVTAVKCPPGNTRKSFAGYYYTEQAPEGWDGTIHSTIFKARPNEVLKGKVLMPAEKMSRWVRRTLHDAKKLIKSK; translated from the coding sequence ATGAGCATCAAGCCGTTCGACCGCGACGCCCTCCGCGATCGCGTCCGCAACGCGACCCCCTTCCCGAGCCTCTGCATCGATGGCTTTCTTGAGGAAGACTTCGCCAATCGGGTGCTCGCCGCCTTCCCGACGTTCGAACAAGCCGCCTCGATGGGCCGCGAGTTCGCCGCCCTGAACGAGCGCGGCAAGGTCCAGCTCACCGACTCCTCGAAGTTCCCCGAGCCGATCGCCGAGCTGAACCGTCTGCTCGCCTCTCCCGAGTTCCGCGACGACCTCTCCTACATCTTCGAGATCCCCGACCTGCTCGACGACCCGAAGCTCATCGGCGGCGGGATGCACCAGACCGGCCCCCAGGGGCACCTCGACGTCCACGTCGACTTCAACTACATCCCCGACCGAAAGCTCCACCGCCGTCTGAACATCCTCGTCTACTTCAACAAGGACTGGAAGCCCGAGTGGGGCGGCAACGTCGAGCTCTGGGACAAGCGGGTCAAGGTCTGCCACCACTCCTTCTCGCCGATCTTCAACCGCTGCGTGATCTTCGCCACCAGCCCGATCAGCTATCACGGCGTCACCGCGGTCAAGTGTCCTCCGGGGAACACCCGCAAGTCGTTCGCCGGCTACTACTACACCGAGCAGGCCCCCGAAGGCTGGGACGGCACCATCCACTCCACCATCTTCAAGGCCCGCCCCAATGAGGTCCTCAAAGGCAAGGTCCTCATGCCCGCCGAGAAGATGAGCCGATGGGTCCGCCGCACCCTCCACGACGCCAAGAAGCTCATCAAGAGCAAGTAA
- the dnaE gene encoding DNA polymerase III subunit alpha, whose product MPSAPPFVHLHCHSHYSLLDGGSRLPELTRRAKALGMESLALTDHGNLYGAVEFLRESKAAGIKPIVGMEAYVAPRHRTDRSAGGVQKKKHYFHLTLLARTGEGFRNLIRLSSLAFLEGYYYKPRIDHEILERHAEGITCLTGCVSSEYSDLILNDRVEEAEKLVAWYQRIFGPEHVFVEIQNNGYHVQAEHLDRSLDFARRRGFPLVATSDAHYLTREDAESHDVLLCVSSGKTFDDPTRLKFDSQEYFVRSPEEMSAAMPGLDEALTLTHRIAESVEPNYESFGLGKRCFPAFDPPAGKTPDEYLREVCEEGLRERFGDPIPPEAQERLDHELGIIARMGFSAYFLIVWDFVRYAHEQGIPTTARGSACGALVAYALKLSHVDPLTYDLLFERFLDPNRSEAPDIDIDLCQERRYEVIEYVRKKYGGDNVAQIGTFGTLKAKAAMTDVGRALGIPLAKVETVKKLVPNVLNITLDEALKKEPALRAEADRDPDIGRMIEFSRRLEGTVRNVGTHAAGVVIADRPLRDLCPLQKIPNKDKSKEVVSTQWDMGDVEKAGLLKVDFLGLRNLTSLAAAVKMINERHPDNPVDLDALPLDDPETFALLQRGETKGVFQLESAGIRDLLIKMKPDRFADIIATNALYRPGPLNGGMVDSYVNRKHGREAADYPHPVMKDVLEETYGIMVYQEQVMRILNRLGGIELSKAYATIKAISKKKTDVIAAGREAFMLGAVERGLDKAKAKEIFDLIEFFGGYGFNKSHSTAYALVAYQTAYLKTHYPTEYMAAVLTSEMDGSEREKFFVEHIDDCRRMGLAVLPPNVNEGVVGFRPADQEKTIHFGLGSIKGVGFKAVETIVEARTTGGPFTSLDDFCERVPSKEVGQGVTETLIKAGAFDTLGARRSQLLAVLPRAVQGGQARQEDRKRGQKSLFDAFDAAVAVAEPETIVTSLPDVPEMSDAERLAEEKKVLGFYMSSHPLARHEALIEAFRTHTVSQLSELPDKVEVVLGGILAGVKVRNVQKSRSGLTRMAKLSVEDLTGSTPAMLWPEEFAKQQDLVRDDLICFVRGQLSRQREPAELIVSRIIPIERAGAELCRGLVVRLNKGAHGAQELDRLGRVLGQYQGNLEVYFEVFGLPNAHRAIFRAGASWRVRHDDALIAALESTVGAGNVFLLGHRGAAAPPSMG is encoded by the coding sequence ATGCCCAGCGCCCCGCCCTTCGTCCACCTGCACTGCCACAGCCACTACAGCCTGCTCGACGGCGGTTCTCGACTGCCCGAGCTGACCCGACGGGCCAAGGCCTTGGGGATGGAGTCGCTGGCCCTGACCGACCACGGCAACCTGTACGGGGCCGTCGAGTTCCTCCGCGAGTCGAAGGCTGCCGGCATCAAGCCGATTGTCGGCATGGAGGCGTATGTCGCCCCCCGCCACCGGACCGACCGCAGCGCCGGCGGGGTCCAGAAGAAGAAGCACTACTTCCACCTGACCTTGCTCGCCCGCACCGGCGAGGGGTTCCGCAACCTGATCCGCCTCTCGTCGCTGGCCTTCCTCGAAGGGTACTACTACAAACCCCGGATCGACCACGAGATCCTCGAACGCCACGCCGAGGGAATCACCTGCCTGACCGGCTGCGTCTCCTCCGAGTACTCCGACCTGATCCTCAACGACCGGGTCGAGGAGGCTGAGAAGCTCGTCGCCTGGTATCAACGGATCTTCGGACCTGAACACGTTTTCGTCGAGATCCAGAACAACGGCTACCACGTTCAGGCCGAGCACCTGGATCGCTCGCTCGACTTCGCCCGCCGTCGGGGCTTCCCGCTGGTGGCGACGAGTGACGCCCACTACCTGACCCGAGAGGACGCCGAGTCGCACGACGTCCTGCTCTGCGTCAGCTCGGGCAAGACCTTCGACGACCCGACCCGCCTGAAGTTCGACTCGCAGGAGTACTTCGTCCGCTCCCCCGAGGAGATGAGCGCGGCCATGCCGGGTCTGGACGAGGCGCTGACCCTGACGCACCGGATCGCCGAGTCGGTCGAGCCGAACTACGAGAGCTTCGGCCTCGGCAAGCGCTGCTTTCCCGCCTTCGACCCGCCGGCAGGCAAGACGCCGGACGAGTACCTCCGCGAGGTCTGCGAGGAAGGGCTCCGCGAGCGCTTCGGCGACCCGATCCCCCCCGAGGCACAGGAACGGCTCGACCACGAGCTGGGGATCATCGCCCGGATGGGCTTCTCGGCCTACTTCCTCATCGTCTGGGACTTCGTGCGCTACGCCCACGAACAGGGAATTCCGACCACCGCCCGAGGCTCGGCCTGCGGGGCGTTGGTGGCGTATGCCCTGAAGCTCAGTCATGTCGATCCCTTGACGTATGACCTGCTGTTCGAGCGGTTCCTCGACCCGAACCGATCGGAAGCGCCTGATATCGACATCGACCTCTGCCAGGAGCGGCGCTATGAGGTCATCGAGTACGTCCGCAAGAAGTACGGCGGCGACAACGTCGCGCAGATCGGCACCTTCGGCACGTTGAAGGCCAAGGCGGCGATGACCGACGTGGGCCGAGCGCTCGGGATTCCGCTGGCGAAGGTCGAGACGGTCAAGAAGCTGGTGCCGAACGTCCTGAACATCACGCTCGACGAGGCCCTCAAGAAGGAGCCCGCCCTTCGGGCCGAGGCCGACCGCGACCCCGATATCGGCCGGATGATCGAGTTCTCCCGGCGGCTCGAAGGCACGGTCCGCAACGTCGGTACGCACGCCGCGGGCGTGGTCATCGCCGACCGCCCCCTGCGCGACCTCTGCCCCTTGCAGAAGATCCCGAACAAGGACAAGAGCAAGGAGGTCGTCTCGACCCAGTGGGACATGGGGGACGTCGAGAAGGCGGGGCTCTTGAAGGTCGACTTCCTCGGCCTGCGGAACCTGACGAGCCTGGCCGCCGCCGTGAAGATGATCAACGAGCGGCACCCGGACAACCCGGTCGATCTCGACGCCCTGCCGCTGGACGACCCCGAGACGTTTGCCCTCTTGCAGCGAGGGGAGACGAAGGGGGTCTTCCAGCTCGAATCGGCTGGCATTCGCGACCTGCTCATCAAGATGAAGCCCGACCGCTTCGCCGACATCATCGCCACGAACGCCCTCTATCGTCCCGGCCCGCTCAACGGCGGCATGGTCGATAGCTACGTCAACCGCAAGCACGGCCGGGAAGCGGCCGACTATCCGCACCCGGTCATGAAGGACGTCCTGGAAGAGACCTACGGGATCATGGTCTACCAGGAACAGGTCATGCGGATCTTGAACAGGCTGGGCGGGATTGAACTGAGCAAAGCATACGCAACTATCAAAGCGATCTCGAAGAAGAAGACCGACGTGATTGCGGCCGGCCGCGAGGCGTTCATGCTCGGCGCGGTCGAGCGGGGGCTCGACAAGGCAAAAGCCAAGGAAATCTTTGATCTGATCGAGTTCTTCGGCGGCTACGGCTTCAACAAGAGCCACTCGACCGCCTATGCCCTCGTCGCCTATCAGACCGCCTACCTGAAGACGCACTACCCGACCGAGTACATGGCCGCCGTGCTCACCTCCGAGATGGACGGTTCGGAGCGGGAAAAGTTCTTTGTGGAGCATATCGACGACTGTCGGCGCATGGGCCTGGCCGTCCTGCCGCCGAACGTCAACGAAGGGGTTGTCGGCTTCCGCCCGGCCGATCAGGAGAAGACGATTCACTTCGGCCTCGGGTCGATCAAGGGGGTTGGCTTCAAGGCGGTCGAGACGATTGTCGAGGCCCGTACGACCGGAGGCCCGTTCACCAGCCTCGATGACTTCTGCGAGCGCGTGCCGTCGAAGGAGGTCGGCCAGGGGGTGACGGAAACCCTCATCAAGGCCGGGGCGTTCGATACGCTGGGCGCTCGTCGGAGCCAACTCCTTGCTGTGCTCCCTCGGGCCGTTCAGGGGGGGCAGGCCCGGCAGGAGGACCGCAAGCGAGGGCAAAAGAGCCTGTTCGACGCCTTCGATGCGGCCGTGGCCGTGGCCGAGCCGGAGACGATCGTCACCAGCCTGCCCGATGTTCCCGAGATGTCCGACGCCGAGCGGCTGGCCGAGGAAAAGAAGGTGCTGGGCTTTTATATGTCGAGCCATCCCCTGGCGCGGCATGAGGCCCTGATCGAGGCCTTCCGCACCCACACCGTTTCGCAACTGAGCGAGCTGCCGGACAAGGTTGAGGTGGTCCTCGGTGGCATCCTGGCCGGGGTGAAGGTCCGGAACGTGCAAAAGAGCCGATCGGGCCTGACGCGGATGGCCAAGCTCTCGGTCGAGGATCTGACCGGCTCGACCCCGGCAATGCTCTGGCCCGAGGAGTTCGCCAAGCAGCAGGATCTGGTTCGCGACGACCTGATCTGCTTCGTCCGAGGCCAGCTCAGCCGCCAGCGCGAGCCGGCCGAGCTGATCGTCAGCCGGATCATCCCCATCGAGCGGGCCGGGGCCGAGCTGTGCCGGGGCCTGGTCGTTCGCCTGAACAAGGGGGCGCACGGCGCACAGGAACTCGACCGATTGGGCCGGGTGCTCGGGCAGTATCAGGGGAACCTGGAGGTCTACTTCGAGGTCTTCGGTCTGCCGAACGCCCACCGGGCCATCTTCCGCGCCGGGGCGTCGTGGCGAGTCCGGCATGATGATGCGTTGATCGCCGCGTTGGAGTCGACCGTCGGGGCCGGGAATGTCTTTTTGCTCGGCCACCGAGGGGCAGCGGCACCGCCCTCGATGGGTTAA